Proteins from a genomic interval of Methanoplanus endosymbiosus:
- a CDS encoding DnaJ domain-containing protein has protein sequence MAQNYYEILGVPSGSSQKEIMSAYRSLAKAFHPDISTHPNAELLFLKITEAYGVLSEPEMRRDYDHSLRLNGGDSGEDACDYGAGGGRRFSGEDYGDESSYDRGGTKGGKDEYSLMADYEYYSEKPEKFLIDGEEIEMSRARHIITGDHDYIVYNDRLIDTGGILRFTHEGTERFMIDGAETVVTDAEHYIQGGSEYVVIDGESYLIREM, from the coding sequence ATGGCGCAGAACTATTATGAAATTCTTGGTGTTCCTTCAGGTTCATCCCAAAAAGAGATTATGAGTGCGTACCGAAGCCTTGCAAAGGCTTTTCATCCGGATATATCCACACATCCAAATGCGGAGCTTCTCTTTCTGAAGATTACTGAAGCCTACGGGGTTCTTTCTGAGCCGGAAATGCGCCGGGATTACGACCATTCATTAAGGCTGAACGGCGGTGATTCAGGCGAAGATGCTTGTGATTATGGTGCCGGCGGGGGCCGCAGATTTTCCGGGGAGGATTATGGTGATGAATCATCATACGACAGGGGCGGCACAAAAGGCGGTAAGGATGAATACTCACTCATGGCTGACTATGAGTATTACTCTGAAAAGCCTGAGAAGTTCCTGATTGATGGTGAGGAGATTGAAATGTCCCGTGCCCGTCATATTATCACCGGCGATCACGATTATATTGTTTACAATGACAGGCTCATAGATACGGGAGGTATTCTGAGGTTTACTCATGAAGGGACTGAGCGTTTTATGATAGACGGTGCTGAAACTGTCGTAACAGATGCAGAACATTACATACAGGGTGGATCTGAGTATGTTGTCATAGATGGTGAGAGTTATCTCATCAGGGAGATGTGA
- a CDS encoding thiamine pyrophosphate-dependent enzyme has protein sequence MAEIPEEEYILKTTSACAGCSASLILRYVTKAAGPDTVLVVPACCTSVIQGIYPDTAMNIPVYNVAFASAAAVASGMSEAFRAEGKDTNVICFAGDGGTVDIGIQALSGALERGTDFLYICYDNEAYSNTGMQRSGATPLGARTTTTPAGKTEFRKDLDAIIAAHNPVYMATACSAYPDDLYKKIKKALSVPGPKFMHVLAPCPPGWRYPSDKTIDMGKLAVKSGMWVLYERENGKLSITGASKAAMVKRIPVLDYIKVQGRFKTATEEDIEALQKSVDLGIEKLKKEAEGIC, from the coding sequence TTGGCAGAAATTCCGGAAGAGGAATATATTCTTAAAACGACATCGGCATGTGCCGGATGCAGTGCATCCCTGATACTCCGGTATGTCACAAAAGCCGCAGGACCTGATACAGTTCTTGTAGTCCCTGCGTGCTGTACAAGTGTAATCCAGGGGATTTACCCTGATACCGCAATGAACATCCCTGTTTACAACGTTGCATTCGCTTCAGCGGCTGCTGTTGCATCGGGAATGAGTGAGGCATTCCGTGCCGAAGGAAAGGACACAAATGTGATCTGTTTTGCAGGTGACGGCGGTACGGTGGATATAGGAATACAGGCGCTGTCAGGTGCGCTTGAGAGGGGCACTGATTTCCTGTATATCTGCTATGACAACGAAGCATACTCAAATACAGGCATGCAGCGTTCAGGCGCAACGCCACTCGGTGCAAGAACGACCACAACTCCGGCCGGAAAAACAGAGTTCAGGAAAGACCTGGATGCAATAATTGCCGCACATAATCCGGTATATATGGCAACCGCATGCAGCGCCTATCCTGATGACCTGTATAAAAAGATTAAGAAGGCACTCTCAGTTCCGGGCCCGAAGTTCATGCACGTGCTCGCGCCATGTCCCCCCGGATGGAGATATCCGTCAGATAAGACGATTGATATGGGAAAGCTTGCCGTTAAATCCGGCATGTGGGTACTGTACGAGAGAGAGAACGGAAAACTGAGCATCACAGGTGCATCAAAGGCAGCAATGGTGAAGAGAATTCCGGTACTGGATTATATTAAGGTCCAGGGCAGGTTTAAGACAGCCACAGAAGAGGACATTGAGGCATTGCAGAAGAGCGTTGACCTTGGGATTGAGAAACTGAAGAAGGAGGCTGAAGGAATATGCTGA
- the porA gene encoding pyruvate ferredoxin oxidoreductase produces MLTIATGNKAVATAVRDAKPKVVAAYPITPQTEIVENIADFVSSGELDSRYIPVESEHSSMAACMGSSIAGVRTFTATSSHGLVYMCEMLHMVAAARLPIVMANANRALGPGWNVWAEHSDSLSMRDTGWLQVYVSTVQEAYDATLMAFRIAEDNDVLLPVMVNLDGFLLTHIMQGFETVELGDFIPETDLPHKIDVNNPGGYGTLTPPNEHFKFRWDIERALRDSVRIIEETESEFEKRFGRKYGMTEDYRTEDAVVIIVSMGTLGKEMEVAVDSLREEGIKAGSVRIRWYRPFPDLKSRLEGRDIVVIDRDYSFGFGGIVANEIRAKCNVKPYSVIAGLGGQEVTYDDIAEFVRDRKADSEFWFGVNE; encoded by the coding sequence ATGCTGACCATCGCAACCGGAAATAAGGCAGTTGCAACTGCTGTAAGGGATGCAAAGCCAAAGGTTGTCGCTGCATACCCAATTACACCCCAGACAGAAATAGTTGAGAATATTGCAGATTTTGTCTCTTCAGGAGAGCTTGACTCACGATATATTCCTGTCGAGTCAGAGCACTCCTCAATGGCAGCATGTATGGGTTCATCAATTGCAGGTGTAAGGACCTTCACAGCCACATCATCGCACGGACTGGTATATATGTGCGAGATGCTCCATATGGTTGCAGCCGCAAGACTGCCTATTGTTATGGCAAATGCAAACCGTGCACTCGGCCCCGGATGGAATGTCTGGGCTGAACATTCAGATTCACTCTCCATGCGTGATACCGGATGGCTTCAGGTCTATGTATCAACCGTGCAGGAGGCATATGATGCAACCCTGATGGCATTCCGTATTGCTGAGGACAATGATGTCCTGCTGCCAGTCATGGTAAACCTTGACGGTTTCCTGCTGACACATATCATGCAGGGCTTTGAGACCGTTGAATTAGGAGATTTCATCCCGGAAACTGACCTGCCGCATAAGATCGATGTCAACAATCCGGGAGGATACGGTACGCTCACCCCGCCAAATGAGCACTTTAAGTTCAGGTGGGACATTGAACGTGCACTTCGCGACTCAGTCAGGATCATTGAAGAGACTGAGAGCGAATTTGAGAAGCGCTTTGGCAGAAAATACGGCATGACCGAGGACTACCGCACTGAAGATGCAGTGGTTATCATCGTTTCCATGGGCACTCTTGGCAAAGAGATGGAAGTTGCAGTTGACAGCTTAAGAGAAGAGGGTATTAAAGCAGGTTCTGTCAGAATACGCTGGTACAGGCCGTTTCCGGACCTGAAAAGCAGGCTTGAGGGCCGGGACATTGTTGTAATAGACCGCGACTATTCATTCGGATTTGGCGGAATTGTTGCCAATGAGATCAGGGCAAAGTGCAATGTTAAACCTTACTCAGTCATTGCCGGACTTGGCGGACAGGAAGTGACATATGATGACATCGCAGAATTTGTCAGGGACAGAAAAGCAGATTCTGAATTCTGGTTTGGGGTGAATGAATAA
- a CDS encoding 2-oxoacid:acceptor oxidoreductase family protein — MYEIRLHSRGGQGGVTAAKLLAHAAFLDGKNATAAPFYGAERRGAPVVSFIRIDDKPIKIYSQIRKPDLVIVLDMGVMDTVNVLDGLKEGGKVLINSPNPAEFEGYKTYNVDLTNIALSLDLIVSGSPILNTPLLGALAKMGLVSRESVRTAIKEAFKDERNAEAAMKAYEEMKI; from the coding sequence ATGTATGAGATAAGACTTCATTCCAGAGGCGGCCAGGGCGGAGTAACAGCAGCAAAACTCCTTGCCCATGCCGCATTCCTTGACGGCAAGAACGCAACCGCAGCACCGTTTTACGGCGCAGAGAGACGTGGTGCTCCGGTAGTATCCTTCATCAGGATTGACGATAAGCCGATTAAGATCTATTCACAGATAAGAAAACCTGATCTGGTAATCGTTCTTGACATGGGCGTTATGGACACGGTAAATGTCCTTGACGGACTGAAGGAGGGTGGAAAGGTGCTAATTAACAGTCCGAATCCTGCTGAATTTGAAGGTTATAAGACCTACAATGTCGATCTCACAAATATCGCACTATCGCTCGACCTGATTGTATCCGGAAGTCCGATTCTTAACACCCCTCTTCTGGGCGCTCTTGCAAAAATGGGATTAGTATCAAGGGAATCTGTAAGAACAGCAATCAAAGAGGCATTTAAGGATGAAAGAAATGCAGAGGCAGCCATGAAGGCATATGAGGAGATGAAGATATGA
- a CDS encoding 4Fe-4S binding protein, giving the protein MSAKLAISRPKTGAVGKTGSWRTFRPEIDLNLCNKCGNCEKFCPDGVIDKEYNIDLDFCKGCGICADVCPKKAITMVRESK; this is encoded by the coding sequence ATGAGCGCAAAACTTGCTATTTCAAGGCCGAAAACCGGTGCTGTCGGCAAGACTGGATCATGGAGGACTTTCAGGCCGGAAATTGACCTGAATCTCTGCAATAAATGCGGTAACTGTGAAAAATTCTGCCCGGACGGAGTCATTGATAAGGAATATAATATCGACCTTGACTTCTGCAAAGGCTGTGGAATCTGTGCAGATGTCTGCCCTAAGAAAGCCATAACAATGGTCAGGGAATCCAAATAA
- a CDS encoding ATP-binding protein, whose amino-acid sequence MCDSKTERKRITNTANTIRDNTEKVPEEGFRVVITGKGGVGKTTITALLSHLFAEKEFTTLAVDEDPQMNLPYAIGVPREESDMIVPLTHNLDYVEEKTGARPGEGWGLMLKLNPDVTDVVERFGVKGPERVNILVMGTVVQAATGCLCPENALLESVVRYINLRENEVILMDTQAGVEHFGRAIAKGFDQALLVTDPTFNAVSVVKHSARLAKDLGIPYIHLVINRVRSERDITKVQDILGDTLDLFTEQFIIPYEEELLECEPDVRPMLSGDPGSSFITGVMDIQEKLENYGTKKV is encoded by the coding sequence ATGTGCGACAGTAAAACAGAGCGGAAGAGAATAACCAATACTGCGAATACAATCAGGGACAATACAGAAAAAGTGCCTGAAGAGGGATTCAGGGTTGTGATCACCGGAAAGGGGGGTGTCGGGAAGACTACCATCACTGCCCTTCTTTCCCATCTCTTCGCGGAGAAGGAGTTCACGACACTTGCAGTTGATGAAGACCCTCAGATGAACCTGCCGTATGCCATAGGTGTACCGCGGGAAGAGAGTGATATGATTGTGCCGCTTACCCATAACCTTGATTATGTCGAGGAGAAGACAGGTGCACGCCCCGGTGAAGGCTGGGGGCTTATGCTTAAGCTCAATCCTGATGTGACTGATGTTGTGGAGCGCTTTGGTGTTAAAGGGCCGGAGAGAGTGAACATTCTTGTCATGGGAACAGTTGTTCAGGCGGCAACCGGATGTTTATGTCCGGAAAATGCCCTGCTTGAATCTGTCGTCAGGTACATCAATCTCAGGGAGAATGAAGTCATTCTGATGGACACTCAGGCGGGTGTGGAGCATTTCGGGCGTGCCATTGCAAAAGGGTTTGATCAGGCTCTGCTTGTAACCGATCCCACCTTCAATGCCGTATCAGTGGTGAAGCATTCTGCCCGGCTTGCTAAGGATCTTGGCATCCCCTATATCCATCTGGTAATCAACCGTGTCAGGTCAGAGCGTGACATCACAAAAGTGCAGGATATTCTCGGTGACACCCTTGATCTCTTCACAGAGCAGTTCATTATTCCGTATGAAGAGGAACTGCTGGAATGTGAACCTGATGTCAGACCAATGCTATCCGGAGATCCTGGTTCTTCGTTCATAACCGGAGTTATGGACATTCAGGAGAAGCTTGAAAATTACGGGACTAAAAAAGTCTGA
- a CDS encoding 2Fe-2S iron-sulfur cluster-binding protein, protein MTDNTVCSTEELLKKSSEDVTVIINGREYPAKKGEVMLGVAIREGIEIPHLCYEASLSPYGACRLCMVEKRCRDRSEMVTSCTLRAEDGLEVVTDSPEILRHRRMILELYLAEAPKSEVIKSLAARYGVTKTRFFKKTDKDDPLGNKCILCGLCVRVCNEIIGAGVISFVNRGPYTVVSTPFSGENSDCLGCKACVSVCPTHAIVTGDSGDERIMKSWGETKVKMRECPVCGNYYLPDLLAEKVYAKINPPLSKNIQEMCPKCRSRNIAIKEISASSNRR, encoded by the coding sequence ATGACGGATAATACAGTATGCAGTACTGAAGAACTGCTGAAGAAGAGTTCTGAGGATGTCACTGTCATTATCAATGGACGTGAATATCCGGCTAAGAAAGGCGAGGTTATGCTTGGAGTGGCTATAAGGGAGGGCATTGAGATTCCTCACCTCTGCTATGAGGCATCACTCTCACCTTATGGTGCCTGCCGGCTCTGTATGGTTGAGAAGAGATGCAGGGACAGAAGTGAGATGGTGACTTCATGCACTCTGCGGGCAGAAGACGGACTTGAGGTTGTTACTGACTCACCTGAGATTCTCCGCCACAGAAGGATGATTCTGGAACTTTATCTTGCAGAAGCTCCGAAGTCTGAGGTCATAAAATCACTGGCAGCCCGTTATGGCGTTACAAAGACACGGTTTTTTAAGAAGACCGATAAGGATGATCCGCTTGGTAACAAATGTATTCTCTGCGGTCTCTGCGTCCGGGTATGCAATGAGATAATAGGCGCAGGTGTAATTTCGTTTGTGAACCGCGGGCCTTATACTGTGGTCAGCACACCTTTTTCCGGTGAGAATTCTGACTGCCTCGGCTGCAAAGCCTGTGTTTCAGTCTGCCCTACCCATGCCATTGTGACCGGGGACTCCGGTGATGAGCGGATTATGAAGTCCTGGGGTGAGACTAAGGTGAAGATGAGAGAGTGCCCTGTATGTGGGAATTACTATCTGCCTGATCTCCTTGCTGAAAAGGTGTATGCAAAGATAAACCCGCCTCTGTCAAAGAATATTCAGGAGATGTGCCCAAAATGCCGGAGCAGAAATATTGCCATTAAGGAGATTTCAGCTTCATCCAACAGACGCTGA
- a CDS encoding (2Fe-2S) ferredoxin domain-containing protein: MKTELPVGIINRENSGLKKLKPDIPRITVGLATCGAAVGGTAIYERLRESIQKRNPDLSLVPTGCIGYCREEPIVTVAHPGKPLVLLNRVSVKDCDDILNAVLSGTVPHDKALCRIEEWDHLMGHNITYGRGFDEIPLYDEIPFFGQQKKVILRDAGIINPEDIDEFLAVGGYSAAYNALRNMEPDTVLEEVEKSGLRGRGGAGFPAGLKWRITKEKKSDKKYIICNADEGDPGAYMNRNEMESDPHMLIEGMILGAYAIGTDEGLIYIRAEYPLAIRRLKHAIAEARELGILGENIFGTDFSFDIQIATGAGAFVCGESTALVASIEGRTGRPHPRPPRLTDSGLWGKPTDLNNVETWCNVPVIIKNGSEWYRNIGAEKNSGTKVFSLVGDVEKVGLVEVPLGTTLKRIVFDIGNGGADGKAVKAVQTGGPSGGCIPLRLFDTTVDFESLNAIGSIMGSGGIVVMDEDTNMVDIARYFISFATGESCGKCIPCREGLKHTLILLNRILAGKGTAEDLDTLKSLSETIAATSLCGLGQTAPNPVLTTLEYFRGEYDSLVKL; the protein is encoded by the coding sequence ATGAAGACTGAACTGCCTGTCGGGATAATCAACCGGGAAAATTCCGGGCTGAAAAAACTAAAACCCGATATTCCACGCATCACAGTAGGGCTTGCAACCTGCGGTGCGGCGGTTGGCGGGACTGCAATATATGAGCGCCTAAGGGAGAGTATCCAAAAGAGAAATCCTGATCTTTCACTTGTCCCAACCGGCTGCATAGGCTACTGCCGCGAAGAACCGATTGTCACAGTTGCACATCCGGGAAAGCCTCTTGTTCTTCTTAACAGGGTGAGCGTGAAGGACTGTGATGATATCCTGAATGCTGTCCTCTCCGGAACAGTTCCACATGATAAGGCACTCTGCCGGATAGAAGAGTGGGATCACCTGATGGGGCATAATATCACATATGGCAGGGGCTTTGATGAGATCCCGCTCTATGATGAGATCCCGTTTTTCGGGCAGCAGAAGAAGGTGATCCTCAGGGATGCCGGCATTATAAATCCGGAGGATATTGATGAATTCCTTGCTGTCGGCGGTTATTCGGCTGCCTATAATGCTCTTCGGAATATGGAGCCGGACACTGTCCTTGAAGAGGTGGAGAAATCCGGTCTTCGCGGCAGGGGTGGTGCAGGTTTTCCCGCCGGTCTGAAATGGCGGATAACAAAAGAGAAGAAGAGCGATAAGAAGTACATCATCTGCAATGCCGACGAGGGGGACCCCGGTGCGTACATGAACCGCAATGAGATGGAGAGTGATCCCCATATGCTCATTGAGGGTATGATTCTTGGTGCCTATGCCATCGGCACTGATGAGGGTCTAATCTACATCAGGGCAGAGTATCCTCTTGCTATCCGGAGACTTAAGCACGCCATTGCAGAGGCACGTGAGTTGGGCATTCTTGGAGAGAATATATTCGGTACTGATTTTTCATTTGACATTCAGATTGCAACCGGGGCCGGTGCTTTCGTATGTGGTGAATCAACGGCACTTGTTGCGTCTATTGAAGGAAGAACCGGCAGACCACATCCACGCCCGCCGCGTCTCACTGACTCCGGACTCTGGGGAAAACCTACTGATCTCAACAATGTTGAGACCTGGTGCAATGTTCCGGTGATAATTAAAAACGGCAGTGAATGGTACAGAAATATCGGTGCTGAGAAGAATTCCGGCACAAAAGTATTCTCCCTCGTTGGTGATGTTGAGAAGGTCGGACTTGTGGAGGTGCCGCTTGGAACAACCTTAAAGAGGATTGTATTTGACATCGGAAACGGCGGTGCAGACGGAAAGGCTGTTAAGGCTGTGCAGACCGGAGGGCCGTCAGGGGGGTGCATCCCTCTCAGGCTCTTTGATACGACTGTTGATTTTGAGAGTCTGAATGCAATAGGTTCTATTATGGGTTCCGGTGGAATTGTCGTTATGGATGAGGACACCAACATGGTTGATATTGCCCGTTACTTCATCAGTTTCGCAACCGGAGAATCGTGCGGGAAATGTATCCCCTGCCGTGAGGGACTGAAGCATACGCTTATTCTTCTCAACAGGATTCTTGCAGGTAAAGGGACGGCTGAGGATCTTGATACCTTAAAGTCACTCTCTGAGACAATTGCAGCAACCTCACTCTGCGGACTTGGTCAGACTGCGCCAAATCCCGTACTGACTACACTTGAATATTTCAGGGGAGAATATGATTCGCTGGTGAAATTATGA
- a CDS encoding NADH-quinone oxidoreductase subunit NuoE family protein yields the protein MDEKTLDEIISRYDSPSGRLLGILSDIQNEERYIPRESLEMLSGKLNVHLSQLYSLVTFYSFFSLEPVGDHRITVCMGTACHVKGAGEILRNLEELLGFPVGITEEKREPVTTDDNAFTLEIARCFGACSIAPVLRVDNNLYGYAKPEALPTILKEYGWRRDED from the coding sequence ATGGATGAGAAAACACTGGATGAAATAATTTCCAGGTATGATTCACCATCAGGGAGGCTTCTTGGTATCCTGAGTGATATCCAGAATGAGGAGCGTTATATCCCGCGTGAATCACTTGAGATGCTCTCAGGTAAACTGAATGTTCATCTCTCACAGCTCTACAGTCTTGTAACCTTCTACTCATTCTTCAGCCTGGAGCCGGTTGGTGATCACAGGATTACCGTCTGTATGGGTACTGCCTGTCATGTTAAGGGTGCAGGTGAGATTCTCAGAAATCTTGAAGAGCTGCTTGGTTTTCCTGTGGGAATTACTGAGGAGAAGAGAGAACCTGTCACCACTGATGACAATGCCTTCACACTGGAGATCGCCCGGTGTTTCGGAGCCTGTAGTATTGCACCGGTTCTAAGGGTTGACAATAACCTCTACGGTTATGCTAAACCTGAGGCTCTCCCGACAATTCTGAAAGAGTACGGATGGAGGAGAGATGAAGACTGA
- the cooS gene encoding anaerobic carbon-monoxide dehydrogenase catalytic subunit, giving the protein MYDTSEAKKIAEKRALDAADQEIIVKTIEDGVETAWDRLECQQPQCGFGQLGVCCNRCTMGPCRIEPFGKKPDRGVCGATADLIVARNMLDDLSTGAAAHSDHGREVLEVLLETAEGKSQGYQITDEEKLKSIAEEYGIKTEGRQKEAVAEDLARAMLEEYGTLKNSIQLVERAPEKTKQLWKDAGIYPRSVDREIVESMHRIHMGVGADYVNILLHAMRTSLSDGWGGSMMATEGSDILFGTPTPVTSWANLGTLSHDKVNVVLHGHNPVLSEMIVKAAEDPELIKYAEEMGAKGINLVGMCCTGNELLMRHGIPIAGNMLDQELAIATGSVEVMVIDYQCIFPSITHTAGCYHTKVISTSEKSKVQGATYKEFHPETGLDTAKEIVRAAIENYPNRNHGRVKIPSKPIQLMAGFSEEAIRKALGGTYKPLIDAIVAGSIKGVVGIVGCNNPKIRHDYGHITLAKELIKRDILVVETGCAAIASGKAGLLVPEAADLAGDGLKAVCNSLGIPPVLHMGSCVDCSRILVLAAHVADELGVGIGDLPLGGAAPEWYSQKAVSIGTYFVSSGVYTVLGIPPKIFGSPNVLKLLAVTLKDVVNASFAVEPDPVLAADLLEAEIERKRTALGI; this is encoded by the coding sequence ATGTATGATACATCAGAGGCAAAGAAGATTGCTGAAAAGAGAGCTTTGGATGCAGCCGACCAGGAGATAATAGTAAAAACAATAGAAGATGGCGTTGAGACCGCCTGGGACAGGCTTGAATGCCAGCAGCCGCAGTGCGGCTTTGGGCAGCTTGGTGTCTGCTGCAACAGGTGCACGATGGGACCATGCCGCATTGAGCCGTTTGGCAAAAAACCGGACAGGGGTGTCTGCGGGGCTACTGCTGATCTGATTGTTGCACGAAATATGCTTGACGATCTCTCAACCGGAGCTGCGGCTCATTCTGACCATGGACGTGAAGTGCTGGAGGTTTTACTGGAGACAGCCGAAGGAAAGTCACAGGGTTATCAGATAACTGATGAGGAGAAGCTTAAATCCATAGCAGAGGAGTACGGCATAAAAACAGAAGGGAGGCAGAAGGAAGCAGTTGCAGAGGATCTTGCCCGCGCCATGCTTGAGGAGTACGGAACCCTCAAGAACAGCATTCAGCTTGTTGAGAGGGCACCGGAGAAGACTAAACAGCTCTGGAAGGATGCAGGCATATACCCGCGTAGTGTTGACCGTGAAATTGTGGAGTCCATGCACAGGATTCACATGGGTGTCGGGGCGGACTATGTGAACATTCTCCTGCATGCAATGAGGACATCCCTCTCTGACGGCTGGGGTGGATCTATGATGGCCACTGAAGGGTCTGATATCCTCTTTGGCACTCCCACACCTGTAACATCGTGGGCAAACCTCGGCACGCTCTCACATGACAAAGTTAATGTGGTGCTGCATGGGCACAATCCCGTTCTCTCCGAGATGATTGTTAAGGCAGCTGAAGATCCTGAGCTGATCAAATATGCAGAAGAGATGGGCGCAAAGGGCATAAATCTCGTAGGCATGTGCTGCACCGGCAATGAACTGCTGATGCGCCACGGAATTCCGATCGCAGGCAATATGCTCGATCAGGAGCTTGCTATTGCAACCGGTTCTGTTGAAGTGATGGTCATAGATTACCAGTGCATATTCCCGTCCATAACTCATACGGCCGGCTGCTACCATACAAAAGTAATCTCAACCAGTGAGAAATCAAAGGTGCAGGGTGCAACCTATAAAGAGTTCCATCCGGAGACAGGTCTTGACACTGCAAAGGAGATCGTCCGGGCAGCAATAGAAAACTACCCCAACCGCAACCACGGCAGGGTTAAGATTCCCTCAAAGCCGATTCAGCTCATGGCCGGATTTTCTGAGGAGGCTATCCGAAAGGCACTGGGCGGCACATACAAACCGCTCATTGATGCCATTGTCGCAGGCAGTATCAAAGGTGTTGTCGGTATTGTCGGCTGCAACAACCCGAAGATCAGACATGACTACGGCCATATAACACTTGCAAAGGAACTTATCAAAAGGGATATCCTCGTTGTCGAGACCGGATGCGCTGCAATTGCAAGCGGAAAAGCAGGACTTTTAGTCCCTGAGGCTGCTGATCTGGCGGGAGACGGGCTAAAAGCTGTATGCAATTCTCTCGGCATCCCGCCTGTCCTGCATATGGGTTCATGTGTTGACTGTTCAAGAATACTGGTGCTCGCTGCCCATGTTGCAGATGAACTTGGTGTCGGAATTGGCGATCTGCCGCTTGGCGGTGCTGCGCCTGAATGGTACTCACAAAAGGCTGTTTCTATCGGGACATACTTTGTCTCATCAGGTGTGTACACAGTTCTTGGCATACCGCCAAAGATCTTCGGAAGTCCGAATGTTCTCAAACTCCTGGCAGTAACATTAAAGGATGTGGTCAATGCCTCATTTGCTGTGGAGCCTGATCCCGTCCTTGCCGCTGACCTTTTAGAGGCGGAGATCGAACGCAAAAGAACAGCGCTTGGAATCTGA
- a CDS encoding 4Fe-4S dicluster domain-containing protein: MKTVFVRPELCIGCRHCEVACAIEHAESKNLFDAIVEDPVSKPRIYVEPAINYLTFPNRCRHCDPAPCMQVCPTEALYRDVDTGTVAIDYAKCIGCSVCAMACPFGIIQFQNVFQTDNDREVNAKCDNCIERQKDGRIPACAEACKTGALEFGDANELIRVSRKDFSMRIIKSAGTDVEVPKIPENIAAFRNIMKKIAETREETA; encoded by the coding sequence ATGAAAACTGTTTTTGTAAGGCCTGAACTGTGCATCGGGTGCAGGCACTGTGAAGTTGCATGTGCTATTGAGCATGCAGAGAGTAAAAATCTCTTCGATGCGATTGTAGAAGATCCTGTGTCAAAACCACGAATCTACGTTGAACCGGCAATAAACTATCTGACTTTTCCCAACCGGTGCAGGCACTGTGACCCTGCTCCCTGTATGCAGGTCTGTCCTACTGAAGCACTGTACCGTGACGTGGATACCGGCACTGTTGCAATTGACTATGCAAAGTGCATCGGCTGCTCAGTCTGTGCCATGGCATGTCCGTTTGGCATCATTCAGTTTCAGAATGTCTTTCAGACAGATAATGATCGTGAAGTCAATGCCAAGTGTGACAACTGCATAGAGCGGCAGAAGGATGGCAGAATCCCAGCCTGTGCCGAGGCATGCAAGACCGGTGCGCTTGAATTCGGTGATGCCAACGAGCTTATCCGGGTCAGCAGAAAGGACTTTTCCATGCGGATAATTAAGTCTGCCGGAACTGATGTCGAAGTTCCCAAAATTCCGGAGAACATCGCTGCATTCCGGAATATTATGAAAAAGATAGCTGAGACGAGGGAAGAAACTGCGTGA